The following nucleotide sequence is from Solidesulfovibrio carbinolicus.
ACGCCCGGGGCCAGTGCGACGTGCCGCTGGGCAAGCTCGACATCAACCTCTACCGCGACGACTGGACCACCCGCGAGGTGCAGCCCCAAGTCGGGCCGTCGGAGATCGCCTTCTCCCTGGCCGAAAAAAACGTCATTCTCGTTGACGACGTACTGTTCTCCGGCCGCACCATCCGGGCCGCCCTGGAAGCGCTGCTCGACTACGGCCGCCCCAAGCGCGTGGAACTGCTCGTGCTCATCGACCGACGCGGCCACCGCGAACTGCCCATCCAGGCCGATTACGTGGGCAAGCGCGTGCACACCGAACCCGGCGAACAGGTGGACGTGGCCGTGGCCGAGCTCGACGGCGAGGACGGCGTGCTGCTCATGGAGTAGATGGAGTAGGGCACTTTTCGGGAACGCAGTACCCCGGCGGAGCCTCTGTACCGTTTCGGGAAGCCATTGCCACGCTTCCGCAAAAGACGTATCCGGCGGTCATATCTTCCTGAGGAGAAAACCGCCATGACGATACTCGCCA
It contains:
- the pyrR gene encoding bifunctional pyr operon transcriptional regulator/uracil phosphoribosyltransferase PyrR — encoded protein: MSKHKKIMTAGEVRRTLERLAFEIIERHDPSCHLAIVGIQRRGAELATRLKALIDARGQCDVPLGKLDINLYRDDWTTREVQPQVGPSEIAFSLAEKNVILVDDVLFSGRTIRAALEALLDYGRPKRVELLVLIDRRGHRELPIQADYVGKRVHTEPGEQVDVAVAELDGEDGVLLME